In Nothobranchius furzeri strain GRZ-AD chromosome 19, NfurGRZ-RIMD1, whole genome shotgun sequence, the following are encoded in one genomic region:
- the phactr4a gene encoding phosphatase and actin regulator 4A isoform X4: protein MENPDDEVDLQQSTTGAEEGNSDGKSKSKSKMSKMKGLFKFKWKKKKPSKTFTETSIALERKISVRKSRQELIDRGVLKDFPEYESNDVNRPKAPPVNNGHHAPLNADRVPEMPVFQGECDLKGNSLKFSGDERRNRTQSDSCRTNREPLDVDSHARFSMDIDPRNRIPSDFDKKKASLQRGLQLNDRYRREERRDSKDDKERKDEKTERDIRERKDREERESRNLDEKERRDRDERERKVRDEREPRDLNERERRDREERERRERDNRERRDRDEKDRRSGDNREWRDRNEREKRDRDEKERRDRDEKERRDRDEKERRDRDEKERRDRDEKEKRDRDEKEKRNRDEKERRDRDEKGRRDRDEKERRDRDEKERRDRDEKERRDRDEKERRDRDEKERRDRDEKERRDRDEKERRDRDERERRDRDERERRDRDKREKVRREWDDKDRREDQDVRVELEWREIRDNRKDKGEREDRDRKEASTEKDIRANRNEKEPKDQLERREKPMPQQLQEDSRIVANPETDKNKRVRLDREVDPRNSLPRYSLHVEVKERQESAGVRHSLDPRLMQDSQQDPPLPKHALLPPKFSAGLPIEFPTSPTPTASSSSTSSSSSSDSVSSSAETAVARPPRTISLMVDTLPRTPLAAATPAEPDTPPPIPPHAKQPPLPPPKPTNRNSNPVPLASSLNRGSHVRQPCYWTSWQQQSELALHLSLPVYLCHRARQTCTEHLPPVSSVIVVPAPTKRSPPTPPKRMTPVTKRQSSDLTPPSQAPESSTVGPPCAAVLPPAVLKSENGEEKKNPAAPQMSVEPALSPPSHIPPSPPGVKSLEPSSAPSTGPVPTVKFDTPTAEPPNQLSVVPLHIRIQRALTSSGPAQPNPGSAQRAHSLLFESPPDVITEAGGNVRYSLPVTIEPIRLPEDDDFDMEEELRKLQPPRAPRQLELEPRSRRALIGDPRVTVIPERADQEESEEREEESDSDGPILYREDDADDDEEVPIGGLASRVKRKDTLALKLEKKEKQERAEMEAQGNDDGMSWNSREQWLAVRNKIGTTLGRRLSQRPTVEELEQRNILQAKNEADRRLERSEIKRRLTRKLSQRPTVTELRDRKILRFHEYVECTHAEDYDRRADKPWTKLTPADKAAIRKELNEFKNSEMEVHEESKMYTRFHRP from the exons ATGGAAAATCCTG ATGATGAGGTTGACTTGCAACAGAGCACAACAGGGGCTGAAGAAGGAAACTCTGATGGAAAAAGCAAGAGTAAAAGCAAGATGTCCAAAATGAAAGGGTTATTCAAGTTTAAATGGAAAAAGAAGAAACCAAGTAAGACGTTTACTGAAACATCCATAG CCTTGGAAAGAAAAATTTCTGTAAGAAAATCTCGCCAAGAGCTGATTGATAGAGGAGTTTTAAAGGATTTCCCAGAGTACG AGAGCAATGACGTGAATCGGCCCAAAGCTCCCCCAGTGAACAATGGGCACCATGCACCATTAAATGCAGATAGAGTGCCAGAAATGCCAGTATTCCAAGGGGAGTGTGACCTGAAAGGGAATTCTTTAAAGTTTTCTGGAGATGAACGGAGAAATAGAACACAATCGGATTCTTGTAGAACTAATAGGGAacctctggatgtggactctcatGCAAGATTCTCAATGGATATAGATCCCCGAAATCGAATTCCTTCGGATTTTGATAAGAAAAAAGCATCTTTACAACGAGGACTTCAACTAAATGATAGGTATCgcagagaggagagaagagattCCAAAGATGATAAAGAGAGGAAAGACGAAAAGACAGAAAGAGACATTCGCGAGCGAAAGGATCGAGAAGAGAGAGAGTCTAGGAATCTGGATGAAAAAGAGCGGAGGGATCGGGACGAGAGGGAGAGAAAGGTTCGAGATGAAAGAGAACCAAGAgatttgaatgagagagagaggagggatcGAGAAGAAAGGGAGAGGAGAGAACGGGATAACAGAGAACGGAGGGATCGAGACGAAAAAGACAGAAGGAGTGGCGATAACAGAGAATGGAGGGATCGAAATGAGAGAGAGAAAAGGGATCGAGATGAGAAAGAGAGGCGAGACAGGGATGAGAAAGAGAGGCGAGACAGGGATGAGAAAGAGAGGCGAGACAGGGATGAGAAGGAGAGGCGGGACCGCGACGAGAAGGAGAAGCGGGACCGCGACGAGAAGGAGAAGCGGAACCGCGACGAGAAGGAGAGGCGGGACCGCGACGAGAAAGGGAGGCGGGACCGAGACGAGAAGGAGAGGCGGGACCGAGACGAGAAGGAGAGGCGGGACCGCGACGAGAAGGAGAGGCGGGACCGCGACGAGAAGGAGAGGCGGGACCGAGACGAGAAGGAGAGGCGGGACCGCGACGAGAAGGAGAGGCGGGACCGCGACGAGAAGGAGAGGCGGGACCGCGACGAGAGGGAGAGGCGGGACCGCGACGAGAGGGAGAGGCGGGACCGCGACAAGAGGGAGAAGGTCAGAAGAGAGTGGGATGATAAGGATAGGAGAGAAGATCAAGATGTGCGAGTTGAGCTTGAATGGAGAGAAATTCGGGATAACAGAAAAGACAAAGGAGAGAGAGAAGATCGGGACAGGAAAGAAGCTTCAACAGAGAAGGACATTAGGGCTAACAGAAATGAAAAAGAGCCAAAAGATCAACTTGAAAGGAGAGAGAAACCGATGCCTCAGCAGCTTCAGGAAGACTCACGGATTGTGGCCAATCCAGAGACAGACAAAAACAAGAGAGTTCGCCTGGACAGGGAGGTAGACCCAAGGAATTCACTGCCAAGATACAGCTTACATGTGGAGGTAAAAGAACGTCAAG AGTCTGCTGGTGTCCGTCACTCCCTTGATCCCCGTTTGATGCAAGACTCTCAACAGGACCCTCCCCTACCCAAACATGCTTTGCTTCCCCCTAAATTCTCTGCTGGTCTTCCCATTGAGTTTCCTACAAGTCCAACCCCCACTGCCTCAtcatcctccacctcctcctcttcttcctccgacTCTGTTTCgtcctctgctgaaacagctgttgcCAGGCCACCAAGGACAATTTCCCTAATGGTGGACACTCTGCCTCGAACCCCGCTTGCTGCTGCTACACCTGCTGAGCCTGACACACCACCCCCCATTCCTCCCCATGCCAAGCAACCTCCTCTCCCTCCACCTAAACCTACCAACCGCAACAGCAACCCTGTACCATTGG CTTCCTCCCTGAACAGGGGCTCTCATGTCAGGCAGCCTTGTTATTGGACCAGCTGGCAACAGCAGAGCGAGCTCGCTCTCCACCTTTCTCTGCCCGTTTACCTGTGCCACAGGGCTCGCCAGACCTGTACAG AGCATTTACCACCAGTCAGCAGTGTGATTGTTGTCCCTGCACCCACCAAGCGCTCTCCTCCCACCCCGCCCAAAAGGATGACTCCTGTCACCAAGCGCCAGTCCTCTGATCTTACTCCTCCTAGTCAGGCCCCTGAGTCTTCCACCGTTGGCCCTCCGTGTGCCGCAGTGCTGCCCCCTGCTGTCCTCAAATCAGAAAATGGCGAGGAAAAGAAAAATCCAGCAGCTCCCCAGATGTCGGTCGAGCCTGCGCTCTCGCCACCCTCCCACATACCTCCGTCTCCTCCTGGGGTCAAGTCGCTTGAGCCCAGCAGTGCCCCCTCCACTGGTCCTGTGCCCACTGTGAAATTCGATACACCAACCGCCGAGCCCCCCAACCAGCTTTCGGTCGTCCCTCTTCACATTCGCATCCAGAGAGCCCTGACGAgctctgggccagctcagcctaaCCCAGGAAGTGCCCAGAGGGCCCACTCACTGCTGTTTGAGTCTCCTCCGGATGTGATCACAGAAGCAGGGGGGAACGTGCGTTACTCTCTCCCCGTCACCATCGAACCCATCAGGCT GCCAGAGGACGACGACTTTGACATGGAGGAGGAGCTGCGGAAGCTTCAGCCTCCTCGAGCCCCTCGGCAGCTGGAACTGGAGCCCCGAAGCAGGAGGGCTCTGATAGGAGACCCCAGAGTGACGGTCATCCCAGAGAGAGCGGACCAAGAGGAGAGCGAGGAGCGCGAAGAAGAGTCCGACTCTGATGGGCCCATTCTGTACAGAGAAGATGATGCAGACGACGATGAGGAAGTCCCTATTG GTGGACTGGCGAGTCGCGTGAAGAGGAAGGACACACTGGCTCTGAAGCTGGAGAAAAAAGAGAAGCAGGAGCGAGCCGAGATGGAAGCTCAGGGGAACGATGATGGGATGAGTTGGAACAGCAGGGAGCAGTGGCTGGCAGTGAGGAATAAGATTGGCACTACGCTGGGCAG GCGGCTGAGCCAGAGGCCGACCGTAGAAGAGCTGGAGCAAAGAAACATCCTTCAAG CCAAGAATGAAGCAGATCGACGGCTGGAGAGATCCGAGATCAAACGCAGGCTCACCAGAAAA CTGTCTCAGAGACCTACGGTGACCGAGCTGCGAGACAGGAAGATCCTGCGTTTCCACGAGTACGTTGAGTGCACCCACGCCGAGGACTACGACCGGCGAGCAGATAAGCCGTGGACCAAACTCACTCCTGCGGACAAG GCCGCCATCCGTAAGGAGCTGAATGAATTCAAGAATTCAGAGATGGAGGTTCATGAAGAGAGCAAGATGTATACTCG ATTCCACCGGCCCTAG
- the phactr4a gene encoding phosphatase and actin regulator 4A isoform X3, translated as MAVQSQHIYDEVDLQQSTTGAEEGNSDGKSKSKSKMSKMKGLFKFKWKKKKPSKTFTETSIALERKISVRKSRQELIDRGVLKDFPEYESNDVNRPKAPPVNNGHHAPLNADRVPEMPVFQGECDLKGNSLKFSGDERRNRTQSDSCRTNREPLDVDSHARFSMDIDPRNRIPSDFDKKKASLQRGLQLNDRYRREERRDSKDDKERKDEKTERDIRERKDREERESRNLDEKERRDRDERERKVRDEREPRDLNERERRDREERERRERDNRERRDRDEKDRRSGDNREWRDRNEREKRDRDEKERRDRDEKERRDRDEKERRDRDEKERRDRDEKEKRDRDEKEKRNRDEKERRDRDEKGRRDRDEKERRDRDEKERRDRDEKERRDRDEKERRDRDEKERRDRDEKERRDRDEKERRDRDERERRDRDERERRDRDKREKVRREWDDKDRREDQDVRVELEWREIRDNRKDKGEREDRDRKEASTEKDIRANRNEKEPKDQLERREKPMPQQLQEDSRIVANPETDKNKRVRLDREVDPRNSLPRYSLHVEVKERQESAGVRHSLDPRLMQDSQQDPPLPKHALLPPKFSAGLPIEFPTSPTPTASSSSTSSSSSSDSVSSSAETAVARPPRTISLMVDTLPRTPLAAATPAEPDTPPPIPPHAKQPPLPPPKPTNRNSNPVPLASSLNRGSHVRQPCYWTSWQQQSELALHLSLPVYLCHRARQTCTEHLPPVSSVIVVPAPTKRSPPTPPKRMTPVTKRQSSDLTPPSQAPESSTVGPPCAAVLPPAVLKSENGEEKKNPAAPQMSVEPALSPPSHIPPSPPGVKSLEPSSAPSTGPVPTVKFDTPTAEPPNQLSVVPLHIRIQRALTSSGPAQPNPGSAQRAHSLLFESPPDVITEAGGNVRYSLPVTIEPIRLPEDDDFDMEEELRKLQPPRAPRQLELEPRSRRALIGDPRVTVIPERADQEESEEREEESDSDGPILYREDDADDDEEVPIGGLASRVKRKDTLALKLEKKEKQERAEMEAQGNDDGMSWNSREQWLAVRNKIGTTLGRRLSQRPTVEELEQRNILQAKNEADRRLERSEIKRRLTRKLSQRPTVTELRDRKILRFHEYVECTHAEDYDRRADKPWTKLTPADKAAIRKELNEFKNSEMEVHEESKMYTRFHRP; from the exons ATGGCTGTTCAGTCTCAACATATCT ATGATGAGGTTGACTTGCAACAGAGCACAACAGGGGCTGAAGAAGGAAACTCTGATGGAAAAAGCAAGAGTAAAAGCAAGATGTCCAAAATGAAAGGGTTATTCAAGTTTAAATGGAAAAAGAAGAAACCAAGTAAGACGTTTACTGAAACATCCATAG CCTTGGAAAGAAAAATTTCTGTAAGAAAATCTCGCCAAGAGCTGATTGATAGAGGAGTTTTAAAGGATTTCCCAGAGTACG AGAGCAATGACGTGAATCGGCCCAAAGCTCCCCCAGTGAACAATGGGCACCATGCACCATTAAATGCAGATAGAGTGCCAGAAATGCCAGTATTCCAAGGGGAGTGTGACCTGAAAGGGAATTCTTTAAAGTTTTCTGGAGATGAACGGAGAAATAGAACACAATCGGATTCTTGTAGAACTAATAGGGAacctctggatgtggactctcatGCAAGATTCTCAATGGATATAGATCCCCGAAATCGAATTCCTTCGGATTTTGATAAGAAAAAAGCATCTTTACAACGAGGACTTCAACTAAATGATAGGTATCgcagagaggagagaagagattCCAAAGATGATAAAGAGAGGAAAGACGAAAAGACAGAAAGAGACATTCGCGAGCGAAAGGATCGAGAAGAGAGAGAGTCTAGGAATCTGGATGAAAAAGAGCGGAGGGATCGGGACGAGAGGGAGAGAAAGGTTCGAGATGAAAGAGAACCAAGAgatttgaatgagagagagaggagggatcGAGAAGAAAGGGAGAGGAGAGAACGGGATAACAGAGAACGGAGGGATCGAGACGAAAAAGACAGAAGGAGTGGCGATAACAGAGAATGGAGGGATCGAAATGAGAGAGAGAAAAGGGATCGAGATGAGAAAGAGAGGCGAGACAGGGATGAGAAAGAGAGGCGAGACAGGGATGAGAAAGAGAGGCGAGACAGGGATGAGAAGGAGAGGCGGGACCGCGACGAGAAGGAGAAGCGGGACCGCGACGAGAAGGAGAAGCGGAACCGCGACGAGAAGGAGAGGCGGGACCGCGACGAGAAAGGGAGGCGGGACCGAGACGAGAAGGAGAGGCGGGACCGAGACGAGAAGGAGAGGCGGGACCGCGACGAGAAGGAGAGGCGGGACCGCGACGAGAAGGAGAGGCGGGACCGAGACGAGAAGGAGAGGCGGGACCGCGACGAGAAGGAGAGGCGGGACCGCGACGAGAAGGAGAGGCGGGACCGCGACGAGAGGGAGAGGCGGGACCGCGACGAGAGGGAGAGGCGGGACCGCGACAAGAGGGAGAAGGTCAGAAGAGAGTGGGATGATAAGGATAGGAGAGAAGATCAAGATGTGCGAGTTGAGCTTGAATGGAGAGAAATTCGGGATAACAGAAAAGACAAAGGAGAGAGAGAAGATCGGGACAGGAAAGAAGCTTCAACAGAGAAGGACATTAGGGCTAACAGAAATGAAAAAGAGCCAAAAGATCAACTTGAAAGGAGAGAGAAACCGATGCCTCAGCAGCTTCAGGAAGACTCACGGATTGTGGCCAATCCAGAGACAGACAAAAACAAGAGAGTTCGCCTGGACAGGGAGGTAGACCCAAGGAATTCACTGCCAAGATACAGCTTACATGTGGAGGTAAAAGAACGTCAAG AGTCTGCTGGTGTCCGTCACTCCCTTGATCCCCGTTTGATGCAAGACTCTCAACAGGACCCTCCCCTACCCAAACATGCTTTGCTTCCCCCTAAATTCTCTGCTGGTCTTCCCATTGAGTTTCCTACAAGTCCAACCCCCACTGCCTCAtcatcctccacctcctcctcttcttcctccgacTCTGTTTCgtcctctgctgaaacagctgttgcCAGGCCACCAAGGACAATTTCCCTAATGGTGGACACTCTGCCTCGAACCCCGCTTGCTGCTGCTACACCTGCTGAGCCTGACACACCACCCCCCATTCCTCCCCATGCCAAGCAACCTCCTCTCCCTCCACCTAAACCTACCAACCGCAACAGCAACCCTGTACCATTGG CTTCCTCCCTGAACAGGGGCTCTCATGTCAGGCAGCCTTGTTATTGGACCAGCTGGCAACAGCAGAGCGAGCTCGCTCTCCACCTTTCTCTGCCCGTTTACCTGTGCCACAGGGCTCGCCAGACCTGTACAG AGCATTTACCACCAGTCAGCAGTGTGATTGTTGTCCCTGCACCCACCAAGCGCTCTCCTCCCACCCCGCCCAAAAGGATGACTCCTGTCACCAAGCGCCAGTCCTCTGATCTTACTCCTCCTAGTCAGGCCCCTGAGTCTTCCACCGTTGGCCCTCCGTGTGCCGCAGTGCTGCCCCCTGCTGTCCTCAAATCAGAAAATGGCGAGGAAAAGAAAAATCCAGCAGCTCCCCAGATGTCGGTCGAGCCTGCGCTCTCGCCACCCTCCCACATACCTCCGTCTCCTCCTGGGGTCAAGTCGCTTGAGCCCAGCAGTGCCCCCTCCACTGGTCCTGTGCCCACTGTGAAATTCGATACACCAACCGCCGAGCCCCCCAACCAGCTTTCGGTCGTCCCTCTTCACATTCGCATCCAGAGAGCCCTGACGAgctctgggccagctcagcctaaCCCAGGAAGTGCCCAGAGGGCCCACTCACTGCTGTTTGAGTCTCCTCCGGATGTGATCACAGAAGCAGGGGGGAACGTGCGTTACTCTCTCCCCGTCACCATCGAACCCATCAGGCT GCCAGAGGACGACGACTTTGACATGGAGGAGGAGCTGCGGAAGCTTCAGCCTCCTCGAGCCCCTCGGCAGCTGGAACTGGAGCCCCGAAGCAGGAGGGCTCTGATAGGAGACCCCAGAGTGACGGTCATCCCAGAGAGAGCGGACCAAGAGGAGAGCGAGGAGCGCGAAGAAGAGTCCGACTCTGATGGGCCCATTCTGTACAGAGAAGATGATGCAGACGACGATGAGGAAGTCCCTATTG GTGGACTGGCGAGTCGCGTGAAGAGGAAGGACACACTGGCTCTGAAGCTGGAGAAAAAAGAGAAGCAGGAGCGAGCCGAGATGGAAGCTCAGGGGAACGATGATGGGATGAGTTGGAACAGCAGGGAGCAGTGGCTGGCAGTGAGGAATAAGATTGGCACTACGCTGGGCAG GCGGCTGAGCCAGAGGCCGACCGTAGAAGAGCTGGAGCAAAGAAACATCCTTCAAG CCAAGAATGAAGCAGATCGACGGCTGGAGAGATCCGAGATCAAACGCAGGCTCACCAGAAAA CTGTCTCAGAGACCTACGGTGACCGAGCTGCGAGACAGGAAGATCCTGCGTTTCCACGAGTACGTTGAGTGCACCCACGCCGAGGACTACGACCGGCGAGCAGATAAGCCGTGGACCAAACTCACTCCTGCGGACAAG GCCGCCATCCGTAAGGAGCTGAATGAATTCAAGAATTCAGAGATGGAGGTTCATGAAGAGAGCAAGATGTATACTCG ATTCCACCGGCCCTAG
- the phactr4a gene encoding phosphatase and actin regulator 4A isoform X5, translating to MGHSVSSVTVAQQPAQSDTDDEVDLQQSTTGAEEGNSDGKSKSKSKMSKMKGLFKFKWKKKKPSKTFTETSIALERKISVRKSRQELIDRGVLKDFPEYESNDVNRPKAPPVNNGHHAPLNADRVPEMPVFQGECDLKGNSLKFSGDERRNRTQSDSCRTNREPLDVDSHARFSMDIDPRNRIPSDFDKKKASLQRGLQLNDRYRREERRDSKDDKERKDEKTERDIRERKDREERESRNLDEKERRDRDERERKVRDEREPRDLNERERRDREERERRERDNRERRDRDEKDRRSGDNREWRDRNEREKRDRDEKERRDRDEKERRDRDEKERRDRDEKERRDRDEKEKRDRDEKEKRNRDEKERRDRDEKGRRDRDEKERRDRDEKERRDRDEKERRDRDEKERRDRDEKERRDRDEKERRDRDEKERRDRDERERRDRDERERRDRDKREKVRREWDDKDRREDQDVRVELEWREIRDNRKDKGEREDRDRKEASTEKDIRANRNEKEPKDQLERREKPMPQQLQEDSRIVANPETDKNKRVRLDREVDPRNSLPRYSLHVEVKERQESAGVRHSLDPRLMQDSQQDPPLPKHALLPPKFSAGLPIEFPTSPTPTASSSSTSSSSSSDSVSSSAETAVARPPRTISLMVDTLPRTPLAAATPAEPDTPPPIPPHAKQPPLPPPKPTNRNSNPVPLEHLPPVSSVIVVPAPTKRSPPTPPKRMTPVTKRQSSDLTPPSQAPESSTVGPPCAAVLPPAVLKSENGEEKKNPAAPQMSVEPALSPPSHIPPSPPGVKSLEPSSAPSTGPVPTVKFDTPTAEPPNQLSVVPLHIRIQRALTSSGPAQPNPGSAQRAHSLLFESPPDVITEAGGNVRYSLPVTIEPIRLPEDDDFDMEEELRKLQPPRAPRQLELEPRSRRALIGDPRVTVIPERADQEESEEREEESDSDGPILYREDDADDDEEVPIGGLASRVKRKDTLALKLEKKEKQERAEMEAQGNDDGMSWNSREQWLAVRNKIGTTLGRRLSQRPTVEELEQRNILQAKNEADRRLERSEIKRRLTRKLSQRPTVTELRDRKILRFHEYVECTHAEDYDRRADKPWTKLTPADKAAIRKELNEFKNSEMEVHEESKMYTRFHRP from the exons ATGGGACACAGTGTTAGCAGTGTGACTGTGGCCCAGCAACCAGCCCAGAGCGACACTG ATGATGAGGTTGACTTGCAACAGAGCACAACAGGGGCTGAAGAAGGAAACTCTGATGGAAAAAGCAAGAGTAAAAGCAAGATGTCCAAAATGAAAGGGTTATTCAAGTTTAAATGGAAAAAGAAGAAACCAAGTAAGACGTTTACTGAAACATCCATAG CCTTGGAAAGAAAAATTTCTGTAAGAAAATCTCGCCAAGAGCTGATTGATAGAGGAGTTTTAAAGGATTTCCCAGAGTACG AGAGCAATGACGTGAATCGGCCCAAAGCTCCCCCAGTGAACAATGGGCACCATGCACCATTAAATGCAGATAGAGTGCCAGAAATGCCAGTATTCCAAGGGGAGTGTGACCTGAAAGGGAATTCTTTAAAGTTTTCTGGAGATGAACGGAGAAATAGAACACAATCGGATTCTTGTAGAACTAATAGGGAacctctggatgtggactctcatGCAAGATTCTCAATGGATATAGATCCCCGAAATCGAATTCCTTCGGATTTTGATAAGAAAAAAGCATCTTTACAACGAGGACTTCAACTAAATGATAGGTATCgcagagaggagagaagagattCCAAAGATGATAAAGAGAGGAAAGACGAAAAGACAGAAAGAGACATTCGCGAGCGAAAGGATCGAGAAGAGAGAGAGTCTAGGAATCTGGATGAAAAAGAGCGGAGGGATCGGGACGAGAGGGAGAGAAAGGTTCGAGATGAAAGAGAACCAAGAgatttgaatgagagagagaggagggatcGAGAAGAAAGGGAGAGGAGAGAACGGGATAACAGAGAACGGAGGGATCGAGACGAAAAAGACAGAAGGAGTGGCGATAACAGAGAATGGAGGGATCGAAATGAGAGAGAGAAAAGGGATCGAGATGAGAAAGAGAGGCGAGACAGGGATGAGAAAGAGAGGCGAGACAGGGATGAGAAAGAGAGGCGAGACAGGGATGAGAAGGAGAGGCGGGACCGCGACGAGAAGGAGAAGCGGGACCGCGACGAGAAGGAGAAGCGGAACCGCGACGAGAAGGAGAGGCGGGACCGCGACGAGAAAGGGAGGCGGGACCGAGACGAGAAGGAGAGGCGGGACCGAGACGAGAAGGAGAGGCGGGACCGCGACGAGAAGGAGAGGCGGGACCGCGACGAGAAGGAGAGGCGGGACCGAGACGAGAAGGAGAGGCGGGACCGCGACGAGAAGGAGAGGCGGGACCGCGACGAGAAGGAGAGGCGGGACCGCGACGAGAGGGAGAGGCGGGACCGCGACGAGAGGGAGAGGCGGGACCGCGACAAGAGGGAGAAGGTCAGAAGAGAGTGGGATGATAAGGATAGGAGAGAAGATCAAGATGTGCGAGTTGAGCTTGAATGGAGAGAAATTCGGGATAACAGAAAAGACAAAGGAGAGAGAGAAGATCGGGACAGGAAAGAAGCTTCAACAGAGAAGGACATTAGGGCTAACAGAAATGAAAAAGAGCCAAAAGATCAACTTGAAAGGAGAGAGAAACCGATGCCTCAGCAGCTTCAGGAAGACTCACGGATTGTGGCCAATCCAGAGACAGACAAAAACAAGAGAGTTCGCCTGGACAGGGAGGTAGACCCAAGGAATTCACTGCCAAGATACAGCTTACATGTGGAGGTAAAAGAACGTCAAG AGTCTGCTGGTGTCCGTCACTCCCTTGATCCCCGTTTGATGCAAGACTCTCAACAGGACCCTCCCCTACCCAAACATGCTTTGCTTCCCCCTAAATTCTCTGCTGGTCTTCCCATTGAGTTTCCTACAAGTCCAACCCCCACTGCCTCAtcatcctccacctcctcctcttcttcctccgacTCTGTTTCgtcctctgctgaaacagctgttgcCAGGCCACCAAGGACAATTTCCCTAATGGTGGACACTCTGCCTCGAACCCCGCTTGCTGCTGCTACACCTGCTGAGCCTGACACACCACCCCCCATTCCTCCCCATGCCAAGCAACCTCCTCTCCCTCCACCTAAACCTACCAACCGCAACAGCAACCCTGTACCATTGG AGCATTTACCACCAGTCAGCAGTGTGATTGTTGTCCCTGCACCCACCAAGCGCTCTCCTCCCACCCCGCCCAAAAGGATGACTCCTGTCACCAAGCGCCAGTCCTCTGATCTTACTCCTCCTAGTCAGGCCCCTGAGTCTTCCACCGTTGGCCCTCCGTGTGCCGCAGTGCTGCCCCCTGCTGTCCTCAAATCAGAAAATGGCGAGGAAAAGAAAAATCCAGCAGCTCCCCAGATGTCGGTCGAGCCTGCGCTCTCGCCACCCTCCCACATACCTCCGTCTCCTCCTGGGGTCAAGTCGCTTGAGCCCAGCAGTGCCCCCTCCACTGGTCCTGTGCCCACTGTGAAATTCGATACACCAACCGCCGAGCCCCCCAACCAGCTTTCGGTCGTCCCTCTTCACATTCGCATCCAGAGAGCCCTGACGAgctctgggccagctcagcctaaCCCAGGAAGTGCCCAGAGGGCCCACTCACTGCTGTTTGAGTCTCCTCCGGATGTGATCACAGAAGCAGGGGGGAACGTGCGTTACTCTCTCCCCGTCACCATCGAACCCATCAGGCT GCCAGAGGACGACGACTTTGACATGGAGGAGGAGCTGCGGAAGCTTCAGCCTCCTCGAGCCCCTCGGCAGCTGGAACTGGAGCCCCGAAGCAGGAGGGCTCTGATAGGAGACCCCAGAGTGACGGTCATCCCAGAGAGAGCGGACCAAGAGGAGAGCGAGGAGCGCGAAGAAGAGTCCGACTCTGATGGGCCCATTCTGTACAGAGAAGATGATGCAGACGACGATGAGGAAGTCCCTATTG GTGGACTGGCGAGTCGCGTGAAGAGGAAGGACACACTGGCTCTGAAGCTGGAGAAAAAAGAGAAGCAGGAGCGAGCCGAGATGGAAGCTCAGGGGAACGATGATGGGATGAGTTGGAACAGCAGGGAGCAGTGGCTGGCAGTGAGGAATAAGATTGGCACTACGCTGGGCAG GCGGCTGAGCCAGAGGCCGACCGTAGAAGAGCTGGAGCAAAGAAACATCCTTCAAG CCAAGAATGAAGCAGATCGACGGCTGGAGAGATCCGAGATCAAACGCAGGCTCACCAGAAAA CTGTCTCAGAGACCTACGGTGACCGAGCTGCGAGACAGGAAGATCCTGCGTTTCCACGAGTACGTTGAGTGCACCCACGCCGAGGACTACGACCGGCGAGCAGATAAGCCGTGGACCAAACTCACTCCTGCGGACAAG GCCGCCATCCGTAAGGAGCTGAATGAATTCAAGAATTCAGAGATGGAGGTTCATGAAGAGAGCAAGATGTATACTCG ATTCCACCGGCCCTAG